The genomic window TCTTGTtgactgtcagcttcatcttcACTGCTCTCAGCTGGATCAGGGAATTTAAGATCAATATTCAGAGATTTTTGCTCAAGGTTGGTAGAAACTTGGGGAGAGGGTTCCTCATTTGGCTCTATAATGGAAAGTGTGAGGTCATCTGGCTGGTTCATAGCATCTGTTACGTCAGAGCCATCATTTTCACTTGCTTGGTCAGACACATCCTCAACTATGAAGATTGCTGAATTGGTTTCGTTTCCCAAGACGTCATCTCTTTGTGCCTCAGTGGGGTAAGTCTCATCTTGGGCTTgtagatgtttgtttgtatcaTCTTCTTCACTCTCCTCTACATCAATGATGATGTCCTCCTCTCTgagttcttcctcttcctcatcatcacaaacattttctttgctttcatcCTTTACTTCCTCTTCATTAACACACTCTTTTACCACAGCATCTTTTTCCTGGAATTCAGtacccacctcctccacctcgttttcctcctcctcctccaactcCTTGCTTTCCCCTTCTCCATCTTTGTATTCATCCTCATATTCCTCCCTCTCAAAATTTCCTTCAGGTATTTGCAAGTCATTTGTTGTCTCAAACAACTCTAATTTCTCCACGGCATTGTCTTCCTCTGACAACTCCTCTTCTACTAGGGGACCATCGGTTGGTTCAAAGTGATGGTCCTCATTGAGGGCCATCATGTTCTCCAAGTTCTCTGTAGGTTCTACAGTCTGAGGAAGCTGTGCACCGGTCACATCTACCACACTGTCAGAAGTCATATCTTCCCTCTATGGAAAGATGAGATACCATTTAACTTCACCATCAAGTATTCAGAACAAAAAATCATAAATGTTCACAACCTCTATGATTAATACCAAATCAGATCAATACTTGTAATGCGTGTGCACATGAATCCTTGCAAATGAATTCAGCGTGAAAGTAAATATATACAGCATCTGCCTTTTTATTATTCAGTGTATGAAAATGGTCTGTACCCCCATTTGTAGCACCATGCTCTCAGGCTCCAGCACTAGTCCTGATGCTAGAGGCCCCCGCAGGGAACTGAGGACTTCCTGTAGTAATGACCCTGGTTCTTCTGTGACAACCTCACAACCAGAGTCCAACAGGAAATCATCAGTTTGCAGTTCAAGAGATGCCGGAGTTTCCCAAGAGATTTCTTGGACCTTGAGCTGGGGAATGGGATTTCCATCAGAAACACATTCCTCCTCATTTGAGGGGATCTCAGGATAGGCGGAGGATACAGAGGACATTCTCTGACTTTGTGCAGAGTTAGGCTGCTCTTCATCAGTTTGTGGTGTGACAGAGGGCCTTGATTGAAACTCTTCCAGGCTCTCATCCATCTCTTCTCCAACCTCATCAACAACAATGGTCTTCACTGAATGAACACCTACAGGAACAAAGTATCTATTAACAAGAGGAACTAACTTTGAGTTGACAACCATGTCAACAAAAGACAGTTACACTCTtaaattatacatacacacacacacacacacacacacacacacacacacacacacatatatatatatatatatatatatatatctggcATTTTGATatctttatcttttcttttatatACTAAAGAAAAACTAGTTGTTCCTGAGTACTTTAATATAAATGAGTCTTAATGCAGTAATTTAGCTTATAAAATTGTaccttcatttttctcttcctccacaCTTGAGTCTCTTGTGATGACACTTAATAGATCCTCTTGGTTTTTGAGAAGCACTCGTTCCCTCaaatctgttctctttttctccaacaTTGCTCTCTAATATAAAAAGAGACAGTACTGATATCTTAAATTTGAACTGAAAGCTTATTTGGATTGTAACCAAAACAATTAAACTGGCAGTAGAAGTGGGCAGGAATGTGTGCAGGTCTGTTTACATATGTAGGAaaaggggaagggagggggttGTTCATACACTGGCTGGCTTCCTCTTGGTGCAGGCATTGGTTTTCACGGCAATGCGATGGCGGGCGGCAGAGCAGTCCAGGCAGGCAAGAGAACTGGCTGGTTGGCTAAAATCCACTGGGACACAAACGAGTGGACTGACTGGTCTTGACAAAGCTTCCGAGGATACCTTCTTATGGCACATAGGTAACAAgcacagataaagaaaaagagagagagagggagtgagagagagagagagagagagagaggggggggggctgttaaaTGTAACAGGACATTCTGATTAAACAAGTCCACCATTGTCTCACCACTTTTAAATCATGTACCATCGACAGCAGTGTATGTATGTCCCTGTCTATATGTCCGATAAAAAGACACTCATTGTTCAAAAATCAGCATGGTTAAAGAGCAAATCTTCCTTCCAATAATCACCCTGCCATATGAAAAGTTATTGGAAAACGATGACCACATTTAAACAATAACTACCTTTGCCACAATCCccacatgaaaacaacaatagCATGTTGTTTGAACAACCTATTCACATAAAGGTCACCAAGAATGCCATTTTGCCTTAATCACACGGCCTTCGCATTTAAGTGATTTTTGAAACCCAaccacaaaatatttttctgatgaaaaacaCATATCAGATCAGTTCCTTTTTGACTAACTTAGTGTTCACCAGCTCTGAGTAATGTTCTCAGTTATTTcctttgtaaaacaaaaggaaaaacacgTAGCCTATCCAGCTggataaacactacattaaGGTCAGCATTTTCATGACCTCTTGTCGTGaacaacaactaaaaatatGCCTCTTTGAAGACTTGTGCTACATCCTTGCATTCTATTTCTACTTTGCTGagataaacaaatgtttaacaAGTCCTGTAACTCATAGAAATGTACACACCTACATGGTGCTAGTGGAAGCTTAATAAGAACACtgcataataataaaaaacaaaaagtgaaggTACCTTTTCTGACACTATGGTGATTGCTGTGTATGAATTCCCAATATACAAATATAAGTTGATACCACACTTCAGATAAGCAGTAATCAGAATGTTATTATCATGTAACACAAGCATACAGCAGAAATATTTACTGAAACAGAAATTCACACGAAAACTTGTGTTATTTGAATTAGAGTGAAGGTAACACCTAAGAAATGGTACTCAAAAAATAAGTCACATGCTTGAGGTATATTTTTAGGCAAGCAAGGGCTTCACTAATAGTTACCTTAAAAAATTTCACTCATTCAAATCATGTGCCACTGGTGGCTACGGGTGAAATGAgcttctgtgtgtttatgccgTGGCCAAGTTTGGCTCGGCAGCCAGTCTGACTAAGAATGGTAGAATATCCCATTTGTAGCAGACAGCCAGACTGCCAGGGTAGGCCACTGGAATGCTATAAGACCACACTGCAACTTCAATGGCAACCCCTACAGACCAGTGCTGGATAGGAAATCCCCTAGAAATGGGCCAAAGAATGACAAGCAGAGTACTGCTGTCAGATATGCTTTTATAGCTTGCTGATCTGCGATGGTTTTTAGGGCTTTTAGAAACATTAAAGGGCACATCCTCTCAATATTTCCAGAGCTTCTATTACCTATGGGTTATTTTAATGTCCAAATCAATCCAACAGCCCACCATCTATTCCAGAGACATCCATTTTTCAGGCTTCACATGATCTGTCTTTTTAATTAATCTGTATCCCATCATTTACTGTTCATTTCTACTTGCAAATGACAGGGCAAAAGCCAGGAGAGACAAGAACAAATTTTGAGTGTAGTGGTAGACCTCAGCAGAAGACTACAGTCTTTTCTGTTAATGCTGCACCCCCCTTCTAAAACTTTTTAAGTACAATTTTAAATGCAATTTAATATCAAAACTCGGACAAacaatagaaatgaaaaaaagatgatgatgacaaagGTGAAGATGGAGAAtaagaggatgaagaggaagagaagagaaaagaagaagaagaggaagaagaagaagattatGAGTGGGATTATGATTACAAGTATGACCATGATGGAGGCTTCCTCAcataaatgagtgaaaaaaagacacatagtTAAAACGTGTCTTGGGTACagagatgaataaaatgtcCCATGAGGCATTTGAGGAGTACTGCCTCATAGTTAAAGAGAGCTTCAGACAGCATGCTGCCCATTTTACTGCCTCAATTATACCATTCCCAACTTGTTAAAGCTTGAGGTTCAGCTGAAGGCACTGTAAACACAGGCAAAATGCAACCACATGACACCTATTTTGAGCGTGGGTAACGGGACAAAtgcatctgtgtgcgtgtgtttgtgtgtgtggcttgggtttgtttttagagtctgtttgtgtgtctttgagtgtgtgtgcggttaGCAACTAGTTAAaatcacatgctgagaaaaacaaatctaattTGAAGTTTTGTGGGAATTTTCTCAATATTTTTCTGGAGTAGAccaacattaacacagacaaataaagctAATAATGACTATTTGAATCATGATTATAATAACTTTCAGAAATACCTATACTTATACATACTCATTGAACAAATAATTTATTAACTAGTTCCATCAGAATGTCAAGttcaaaaaagaataaaaattgACATAGCTAAGAAAGGAACTGCTTCAGCACATCTAGGTTAATCTGTTACTGCTTCAAAACATACTGCACAACTACCACATTTAGTGGGTCACGTTGTCTCAAACATGAAAAGACATGGACAACGCCCCACCAAAAAGACATTAGCAGCCAGTATATCCATGTAGTGTAGAGTCTCACTTATCTGCTTCTGATTATATGAACCATGGCAAAATGCTCAGAGACATATGGTGAACTTATGATCCAGTGATATGCTTCTCAGTCATGAACGTGCGGTCATGCAGCGCTCCATCACTTTAAACACATTCttaagcacacagacacagacacacagacacagacacacacacacacacacacacacacaacactagcTTCATGAAGCATCTGCAAGGGTCTCTGTTCTCTACATGCATCATATGAGATTGATACCGTTTCTCCTTGAATTCATTGCCTTAAACATTCTTCACTGCACTGGAATTATCCACATGTTGCTGTAATCATTAGCCACATAAAAGACCTTGCAATCAAtattctttccctttttcaaaatcaatacaTTATGAGCCAGTAAGATGCATGTATCAAATTAAACTTCAAAGACTACTCTCCCACAGAGGGTGATTAGTAGGATCACTAAAAGTCAGAAAATACTCTGCTTCCTTGTAGGTGGGGGTGTGTACCTGTATCTGCTCATCATCAGTGTCTGAGCCCTCCATGCTTAGGGAGCTGGTTCTTTGGACCAGCCCAGATGACtgcaaagataaaaaagaaggagaaatgaTGTATTCATTCttcctgtttcttttaaatgtccTCCACTGggatttaaattaaaatgattcaaaTCTGAGACTGTAATACTTAAAACAACTCTTTGTATAAGCTTAACTCTTCATGGTTGCTTAACTTGACATGATATCGCTCACCTTACATTGTGTAATTCAAGGACTTCAGAGATGAATGTAATAGTGAGGACACCCCCCAACACAGAATTGTTACTTGGTAATGCTCTTTTTCTAGGGCTTaagaatatatttatatttatcagaaatcttttttttctatttgtcaGTCTTATAATGGCACCAGACTTCAGTGCAATttcttggttaaaaaaaagaaaagaaaagaaacgcattttatttttcctctacATGTGACTTTCAAAGAGACAGGGTCAGGGAGTAAATCTATTGGGAATTATCACGGGGGATTTAAGGTGTAACTAATAGTTGGAGTGAGAAAAACCTGAGGCTGTCATCAGAGGAAGGACTGTTAGGAGTCACACCTAATCCAGTTAGACAACACAGCAGGAGCTTCCTGCCTCCAGAGTAATGCCTCTGATATTTGATTCAATTATACACCACTTACTTAAAATGTATCTGAAAATTCTTAAATAGTGGTAGCCAACCTTCCTCTGGGGATTTATATTCCTTTAGGATTCTATACCAGTCCTAACATCTGATTTCAGCACCAAAGTATGGAATGAATTCTGACAGGAGGGTTTATCTCTACAAAGGGCATTGCCTACCACTGTTCTAAACCGCTTCATTCcaaattttaattttgtattcaaaacacatcatagctggaaaaaaaaaaatatgcatgaTCAATGAGGCTTATTTGTGGAGAAAATcaatttagaaaagaaaaaaaaaaaatacaagaaaaaacaaaattttagaAAAACGCAGTCTACAGTTCTGAAACAGTATATATTACACACAATCAGTCTTGTGTCAGCAACAGCAGTAATAGGGTACAGTACCCTGTGAGAGGAGCTGGCTAGCACTGTGTGCAGGGTGGAGTACTCTGGAGGACTGCACGGCAGGCCATCATCTTCAGATAAAGCCCCAGCATCTTCACCCTTCTTCACACAGATGAGTGATGGGGGGGAGCCCAGTCGGATGGCCTGTTTCAGCTGCAGCTACAGCGGGCAAGAGAACATCAAGCGTAAGTTAATAATCCAGTGcagaataaaaagagaaacattcaaGTCCGAGGTACACATAATGAAGCTCGTTCAGCTCTTAATTGTTGATGTTGTGCATGGTGCTTATTGGAATCCAATAAATGCTATTAATAACAAACTGTGCCTCACAAAATTGCAGGCTACCGTGACATCAGGAACGAAATACATCTTAAATGACCTGAAATTCCATTGTTCTTTTTACCCAACGAAGTATAAGAAGAAGGATAAGCATTTCAATCAGTCAAGGtgaatctgtttttaaaaattcagcAGGTATCTGCTGTCTGCATACGACGTCCATGTGAACATCTTTATTCCTGCCATCAGTTTCTTCCAAGAAAGAGGCTTACACTTGATTCCtttctaaatacacacactctcgaCAACAAAGGCTGTGGCACTACTCCAACATGGGATTTGAACACTCACAATGTGTTCACATGACGTAAGCTATAAATTTGGCTCAAACCATAATATTAAAACTGAGACCTTTTCAAACAATTGACTAGGAACTAGGATTAATACTTTTCTCTGAAGTAAGCGCAGTGAATACATGGTCAAGTTCATACCAAATCTTGATGCTTTTACTTAGAACACTCAATCATATCCTTTCCACTCATGGTAACATGACTCTAATATCAATACTGAACTTTCTTTAAGAACAATGTAAGGCTGATGTATGTTTGAAGGATAAGTGTGAGGGATTTTTACAGCATTATACATACTATATTATAGCCTATGCTGGCCTTGTTTATTCTTTGAACTGCTTATTTGTCTCCTTTAAATTGATATTTTCTGTCCCAACCTACTACATAAGACTGCTTGCCAATGCTCAAGCTGATGCTGTGTGTCTTGGGGCTTATGTGCTTGCTAATTTTATACCAGGGCCCAGCTGAGTGCCAACACTAATAATGACTATGTAAAGAAGTTAGGCGAAGAGAGCCACCAAAGCACCAGAAATGCATCTGATTCCCTGGCACAGAGAATAACAACAGAGCCAACTGTGtagtgcaaaacaaaactgtaaatcaCTGTAGCAAGCTTCCATGTTTAAACAGAAACtactgaaagaaaaactcaGAGTCAACATCAAGTAGAATTATCCAGATAATACATAAACAATTCAACTTTGATTTGTTAACTGAGCTCTCTGAACAGTGACCAACAAACATAGTTACAGTACAATTAATTTCATTTACACTTATATAACAACAGTCTGAACTGTATAGAGAAATCATGAATACCTGTAGAGATTTTACTTTTCCATGAATGCTGTCCTGGGAAGCCCCTAGACTTTCGTTGGCCTCTGATGAGGCCAAATCTGAGACAAAGACGCTATCATGTGACAAAGCTTTATTTCCCATGTTGATCttggacctaaaaaaaaaaaaaagcacagtgcCATTCAGTGATAAGAAAAGAGACAATCCAGCAGcagcacttttaaaaaaaagtttatattgCTGTAAATTGTAACTGAAATGCTGGCATTGCATTGAGCTTCAACATTTCACTCAAATTTGCACAAATATATTGTTGTTACACAAACATTAGACAAAAACTAATATAtcgttttatatatatgtaaatatgatgATGAGTGGGTGTGTTGAGAGAGGCTAAACAAATACCCCATGACTGTGTCATAACCAGCCTCAAGTAGgcataaaacattcattcaatGACCCGTTATCGTCCAGTCCATACCAAAACAGTTAGCCTGTTATATGACAAAATGCACAGCAGGGCAGAGAAATGTGCCTTACATGTAATCACTTGATAGTTCACCATGGAAAGAATCAGAATGCATACCAACACAGAACATTATAACTATGTATTAACCTGGATTCATGTGAAATTGGGATGCACACCAATGTAGGCTTGAACTGTTATGAATTAAATACAGACAATGCAGGGCCTTACAGCACTGAAACATCCATCTCAGGATAATAATTCATTTAACTAGGAAAAAATTAGCTCTATAACGCCATAACACATGaagccctgaaaaaaaaaaatattacatctGCTTTATGGGAGAGGGCTGCACTACTTTGGTCTAAATAAGATATTTGTCTGTTGCTGAGATCCTGAAAATGGTCCTACCCTGATTCACTGTCTTTATCTGGGTGCATCTGGCTCAGTTCAGGTGTGTTGACATCATCACTAGACTGACTGGACTTCAGCACACTCTCCCCTCCGGGACAGGCAGcctcctttctcttcttcttggCAAAGAAATTCTTGAATGTCTGGAATTTGGACTTCTTCTTTCCTAAAACATGTGTTAAAATATTGCCacagtttttttaaaataataactgAAGACAACTATGAAATAGATATTTCTAATTCCAGATATTTGTATTTGACGGGAATATTTGTAAACAATATTGAAACGTGTTAAAGGAAATGAGAAAGTGAGTTCTGAGTGAATGGCAAGAGCTATTTCCATTCATCAAATGTAATCTAGACCAAAATGGCAAGGTTAAGTACTCAAATGGCTTGATGGCTTGctaagagaaggaaaagaaagtcACATTATTTGccatgaaacacatttttatcaatAAGGAAAGTTAGAGTGGAATTTAACACGGCACAGCATAtcatgctttaaaaagaaaccTTGATGATTAAGATAAAGCATTCTATTGCTTTAACTAACGACTGAACTGTTCTCTTTCTGAATGCAAATCTGTTCTTAGtccctgttctttttctgtaagTACATCCTAAATCAACTTAGAGGCTAAGCAAATCTTCAGTAGAGCCTTCTGTACAGAACATTAATTGCCCCCTCCTGGGCATTTAGCTGATGCCAGTTTAACTGCTGATGAATATAAAGGCAAAATTGTAttcaagacaaagaaaagaaatgccCCTAGAGTATCATATTAGTTTCAATTTTCTATGACTGTTAGACATTTTGCACTTTGAAACAGAGTGCCAAGGCTTTACTGAACATATTATCAGGCTGGAATgcatttttaacatattttgatAAATTCATCATACCACATAAGCACTCCTTAGTCCATCCATAGAGGTAAACatcatgtttacttttttttttatcattgtttatGGACACATTGTGTCTTTAATCCAAGGGTCAGACTCAAACTTGAAAAGGCCATAGAGTACTGTATAATTAAAGGTCAACTGCTAAAATATAGTCAGCGTTCATCAGGCAGAAAAACCAGAACAAACAATCATAGGATGAAGACCTTTAGTTGAAGGGCGGTTCTTTAATTTACAAACAAGCATCCTGCTAAATGAGGGTTTGCACTCTCGTTGCCGTgactatatttatttatatagccAGACAACCTTGCTCTGGGTCTGAAAAAAACGTTCCTGATCCAATTACACATGAAGACTCTCTGGCACAACTGCACTTTGTCAATCTGGGCATTTAATATAGCCAAGGAATAAAGCAAGACTACTTGACATTAAAAAGCAGTGACAATGAACATACTAAATACATATTCAGGACATATACATTTAAAATCCGTATAGAGCTATTAAAGTTTTATCTCCGTTCCATTTGTCAAAATGTATGCCTGTCACTTGACaatccctctgtctttttctctttgtctttcttggAGAAAGTCACAAGTTTCAAACCCCCTGGCAAAGCTTCTAGGCTCCAGCTGGGACTCATCTAGTGGGAGTAAACAacactcagagaaaaagagaggactCTCTCAAGCATATTCATCTGATTACTTGGAGAAGAATACTATATAAGGCTTTCATACAAAAGAGCCACAGTGCGGATAGATAACTTCACATGTAACGGTCGTCATATTGAGGCGACaggttaagtgtgtgtgcgtgttttttttctgttggccTTCTCTGTAGTATTTAATTGCAAATCATTTTAGAGGCTTATAGCTAATTTCCTTTAGGTTGTATACTACACTGCACTCTTGTTCAGTATATTTGATAAGGTGATGAGAAATTAGTTGAGGTAACCTGTAGATCCCTCATCTTGTTTGGTACTCAGACATGAGGTCTATCTAAGTAAAAATGTGACCACATCAGGTAGATAAATGATAGAATTTCTCTCTTAACAAATACCCTATAGACCATTTTATTCTTTTGGTCAAAATGATGACCTCTAAGGATATGGTTTGAAGAGTTGATCTTATATCTCTATTTCAGGGCATGAaggaaacaaagaacaaaagtcACTATTGAAAGAACTCACTGTTGCCACAAAAATGCAGTTATGGTTTGAGTCTGAAAACTCTTCTAAAGCCTGATCCAAGATCAGTTGTATGCTTATGTTTGCATTACAAAGTTTGAGGTGTGATAATCTAATCATAAATCAGTGGCCAAGAACACCACATTATAATTCAGTTGTGGAGTTACCACTCTGTTACTGAAGATCAGGCTGTCAGTCAGCTGTCAAACGCATTTCAGccattgaaaatattttgatctCAATGAACTTTGTCCTCTGCTTTAGACCTTCAATCAGATAAAAGAGATTATCCTTCTTTCCAGTGTGACTTAAGGAAATGGCTAATCTGTGACTCCTGGCtagttttcttttcactgttgaATTTGACCTTCTTGTGTGTAGCTTTGTCATTCCCACACGCCGTTAGGGGGGTGGGTCAAAGTTGGCTCAGCAGAAAGCAAACCCATGAGAAAAATGATGACTTCATTTCCTGCTAATAAGATCAACACAATATCTCAGAGAGCACAAAGTACTTCagtcttctttttcattttgattgactTACCAaactttaattttaattaaCTTACCGACTGTATTTTCCCAGTTTCACAACAACCCTGAGATGTTgtgaaagtaagaaagaaattTAGTCACTAATTATCTtgacagaccacacaacacTTGGAAATGCTACTCTATACAAATGCTATTCCAACCAAAAGACAATGTTATAGCATACAGATCACTGATAAGTCAACACAGTGTAGTAATGAGAACCGTCTTTTGCAAACAAAATGATACTGTATTTCTGAAATCCTTCCAGTTCTTTAAACAAGTTCACTTGCTATTGAGTATATCATCATCATTGTGAGAAATGAGATAGAAATAAGAGACCAATACCTGGACACTcttctgctgtgtctgtctgctcttGAGTTGCCATGGCGTCCACAGTTCCTGAGGCCAT from Chanos chanos chromosome 2, fChaCha1.1, whole genome shotgun sequence includes these protein-coding regions:
- the LOC115830221 gene encoding acrosomal protein KIAA1210 isoform X2; amino-acid sequence: MEGSDTDDEQIQKVSSEALSRPVSPLVCVPVDFSQPASSLACLDCSAARHRIAVKTNACTKRKPASRAMLEKKRTDLRERVLLKNQEDLLSVITRDSSVEEEKNEGVHSVKTIVVDEVGEEMDESLEEFQSRPSVTPQTDEEQPNSAQSQRMSSVSSAYPEIPSNEEECVSDGNPIPQLKVQEISWETPASLELQTDDFLLDSGCEVVTEEPGSLLQEVLSSLRGPLASGLVLEPESMVLQMGREDMTSDSVVDVTGAQLPQTVEPTENLENMMALNEDHHFEPTDGPLVEEELSEEDNAVEKLELFETTNDLQIPEGNFEREEYEDEYKDGEGESKELEEEEENEVEEVGTEFQEKDAVVKECVNEEEVKDESKENVCDDEEEEELREEDIIIDVEESEEDDTNKHLQAQDETYPTEAQRDDVLGNETNSAIFIVEDVSDQASENDGSDVTDAMNQPDDLTLSIIEPNEEPSPQVSTNLEQKSLNIDLKFPDPAESSEDEADSQQEQPIRQQEEPEEHQEDPEQKQDLDGQQKVGPAEKDQEPTSQTDLPGKQLLGLHESHPRFTIAPAWQRSLSGGSVKEQTQVATLTPAEEGPVVNKDTPTETEIFSAIKADRPSSPLCTRTPSPPLTRENSLVQEEPTPENPFGVRLRKTAVLLRYSSEGETPGATTPAELIERPKAQTPEQHAKKPALPKKPDLHGDNTVKLKRTPEPAPARAPVESSESPSWISVARQKQRIFKENSLEETLERKLPLEEGSDRKTLAPALSNLVHKDHQKPSGSPVKVSCSLEISKPTLVEKEGKRALAHPSPAPAAQDEPPWLALAKKKAKAWSEMPQIVQ
- the LOC115830221 gene encoding cancer-related regulator of actin dynamics isoform X1 — its product is MKRRTSSHNSSFGSSPSTDCSIMASGTVDAMATQEQTDTAEECPGKKKSKFQTFKNFFAKKKRKEAACPGGESVLKSSQSSDDVNTPELSQMHPDKDSESGSKINMGNKALSHDSVFVSDLASSEANESLGASQDSIHGKVKSLQLQLKQAIRLGSPPSLICVKKGEDAGALSEDDGLPCSPPEYSTLHTVLASSSHRSSGLVQRTSSLSMEGSDTDDEQIQVSSEALSRPVSPLVCVPVDFSQPASSLACLDCSAARHRIAVKTNACTKRKPASRAMLEKKRTDLRERVLLKNQEDLLSVITRDSSVEEEKNEGVHSVKTIVVDEVGEEMDESLEEFQSRPSVTPQTDEEQPNSAQSQRMSSVSSAYPEIPSNEEECVSDGNPIPQLKVQEISWETPASLELQTDDFLLDSGCEVVTEEPGSLLQEVLSSLRGPLASGLVLEPESMVLQMGREDMTSDSVVDVTGAQLPQTVEPTENLENMMALNEDHHFEPTDGPLVEEELSEEDNAVEKLELFETTNDLQIPEGNFEREEYEDEYKDGEGESKELEEEEENEVEEVGTEFQEKDAVVKECVNEEEVKDESKENVCDDEEEEELREEDIIIDVEESEEDDTNKHLQAQDETYPTEAQRDDVLGNETNSAIFIVEDVSDQASENDGSDVTDAMNQPDDLTLSIIEPNEEPSPQVSTNLEQKSLNIDLKFPDPAESSEDEADSQQEQPIRQQEEPEEHQEDPEQKQDLDGQQKVGPAEKDQEPTSQTDLPGKQLLGLHESHPRFTIAPAWQRSLSGGSVKEQTQVATLTPAEEGPVVNKDTPTETEIFSAIKADRPSSPLCTRTPSPPLTRENSLVQEEPTPENPFGVRLRKTAVLLRYSSEGETPGATTPAELIERPKAQTPEQHAKKPALPKKPDLHGDNTVKLKRTPEPAPARAPVESSESPSWISVARQKQRIFKENSLEETLERKLPLEEGSDRKTLAPALSNLVHKDHQKPSGSPVKVSCSLEISKPTLVEKEGKRALAHPSPAPAAQDEPPWLALAKKKAKAWSEMPQIVQ